The Cynocephalus volans isolate mCynVol1 chromosome 16, mCynVol1.pri, whole genome shotgun sequence DNA segment TGGAGGGCCAAGAACAGAAGAGCCCAGGCCCCAGGATTTATTCTAACGCCTGCCAGAatgtttggctttttaaaaaataattacaattcttGGGTTAAAAACCAGTTTGTAACCAGGCATCCACCACAATCAGAACAACCCCAGGGGGAGATTGGGGTTCTAGACAGGGTACTGGAGCCCTATCTCTGTTGTTCCCTTAACCCTCTACGGTCCCTAACCCAACTCAGTCCAACCAGTCCTGGGTATTAGCTACCCAAATGTGGGATGGCTCCTCCTGGGAAGGCAGAGGACATATCCAGCAAGTGCCAGAGAACTTGGCTCAGGGTCAACTCCCTGTGTCAGTCAGCTCTGTTCCCAGCCCAGACTGCAGTCCTCCAGCTCAGGTCCTGGGAGTGGTGGTGCCTgcatggaggtggggtgggacaTCTCTTCAGGATGTAGACCAGACAGGTGGAAACACTGGCATGACAGTCCCACAGAGGGGCAGTGACACCCCTTCCCCTCCACTGACTACCCAGAGCAAAGAGACCAACCACCCTCTCTTCCCACTCCACTCCTAGCAAAGGAGAGGCACAAGATTAGGATTTTCCTCAGAGCCCCAAACCACAAGTACAGAATAAATAACTTAAAAGCGGCCAAGGAAGGGAAAACAGGGCAGGCTTTGGAGGCAGGAGCATTGAGAGAGGAACTGAAGCTGGTCAAGGTGAAGGGGGGGTTGGCAGGGGCAAGCAGCAGTTGGGAACTTGGGCTGCCCCAAAAGGGCAGTGGGGCAGGGTAGGCAGGAGGAACATGGGGCCACCCCAGGAGGGTGAGGCTGGGCCCCTTCCTGGGGCAGGGAATGAggtaagaaaacatttcaaataaagcaGCACCGTTCCCTCTCACCTTGGGGCCCCACACCTCACCAGCCCTGGGTCAGGGAGGAAAGGCAGCGGGGAGTAGTTTTGATACAGCTCCCTCTTCCTACCTTCACCTTTCCCATTCCTTGAAGCTGTAGAGGCTGGAGGCCCTTTCCTGGCACCCAACAACAAAAGGACAGCTCCTGCTGCCAAGGAGGCCCATGGGGACTGAGGGGAAAGGGCTGCCCCTGTGAGGGGCAGGGGAGGCAGCGGCAGTTCTGGACGCCTACCTCAGCAGACAGCACTCTTGTGCCTGCCTACCCCTGGGATTGGGGGCATCTGATAGGATTCCGTGCACAGACAGGACATGCCCAAGCCCTGCCCCTCAGCTCCGAGCACCGGACCCATTCACATTGCTGAGGGCAGCCAGGGGAGGCTCCCTCCAGGCTCAGCTTCCGACCCACAGCCTCCCGGGTAGCCACAATGCCCCTCAGCAGGGCTTAGTCCAgttcctggggtggggggcaggcagTGCCCTGGCACAGTGCCCAGGTCAGGCCCCTGGCCTAGCTGGACATCCAGTAACTCACAGAATAAATAGGAAAACCGCCTCCCCACCAAACTTATGTCCAAGGCATAATATGTCCAGGTCTGAGTCCTGTACGCTGAGGGGTCATGCTCCACTGCAGAGGACCCTGACACCCCCCAGGGGTGCATAATTGGCTCCTCTGCCTGCCTGGCCCACCAAGCTTCCCAAGCCCAAACCCCCAGCAGCCGTCCATTTGCCAGGCTCTGCCACCTGGGTGGGGGTCGGGAGAGAGGGCTCTGCTTAGCCAAAGGCTATCCCATGCACCCAAGTCAGTTGATGTCATCATAGATGCTGGGCGTTGGGGGTGCCGGTGGCTTTGGCTTCTTCTTCTTGTTGGAGCCCAGGCCTGAGGCAGTCCCTACCAGGCTCAgatgggatttctttttcttggttttccttGACTCGGAGCTGTTGGTACCTGCAGAGAAGGAGGCATAGGGATGAGAGTAGAGGTGTGGCAGGAGAGGTGGTGCCCCCTCGCCTTCAGGCAGAGAGACCCGGGGCCCAATGTACCTAGACCCCATCCCTGGTTTTCACTCGTCTTGGAGGAGCCTGAATCAGAGGGTGAGAGATCAGAGGAGCCATCCCACTGAAGCCGGCTGATGAGGGCCTGGCTGTCAGTCATATCAAAGCTGTCATTATCCAGGGAGCTCTCGACCTCTGGAAGGACGCTGGAAAGGAGAGAAGCCAAAGAAAGGCTTTAGGAATCCGATCAGCATCCACACGTGCCACAACCCACCACCCTTCTTGTAGGGTCACTTACGCCGAGGGCCCAAGGAAATAAATCCGCACGGTTCGCCTCTGCTCATCTGTGTGCTGCGGGCAGCGCAGGGACCTGGGGGGGGAGAGAATGATCAGACCCTGACAAGACAGGGAAAGATCCAAGGAACGGAGAGAAAGCCCCTCCCTCAAGTAAAGGTGGGAGGGATGGGCACAAACAGGGAAGGGCTGAACAGAGAGCCCCCAGACTGTGGCCTAATGCCTGACCTTTAGAGGAGGCGAGGGGAAGGGCAGGAGCCCCACAGCTCAAGTCCAGGAACGCTCCTGACTCATGCCCAGGATGAGCATGCAGGATAGCCCCTTGACCCCCTTTCTAGGTTCTGTGCTCACCTTGTGCACATCTTCTTGGTGTGTTCAGAAATCACCCCACATTGCTGGAAGAGGAATATAAGCTGAAAGGAGGGATGGAGAGGAACCTACTCTAGACACTAGATATTCCCTCCTGTACAAACGCTAGGCTGTGCAAGCAGAAATGGCCCCAAGGTTTCCAGAGCAGATGGCCCCAGGCCACTATAATCCCAAGAAACGTACTTCCAGAGAGAGAACTGTATGGCCCTGACTGCTATGTCACCAGCCTCCACCAGGGCCTGGACCACTGCCTGTGGCTCCAGCCCACTCCCAAGGGCCTCCCCTTCTCTGGTTCCTCACCGTGGTGAGCAGGCTACGCAGCTCCTCCGGCCCCAGGGTCTCATAGCTGATCCCAGTTGAGTTGTTATACTGTGGGAGACCAGAGAAACAGGTTAGAGAAGGAGCAGACAAAAACAGGGTATAGGGGTGGGAGTGGAGAATCATTCCCTTTCATTCCAAATGAGAGGCTTTAGGATTGCCCAGTAATTTTCCAAGTGATTCCTTTCACCTCACCTGCACATGGAGAGGGGGTGGGACCCAGAAAGAACATAAATATACAAGATCCAAATAGCCCATCTAGTGTTTCTGGCTGTCAGCATTCTGAGCCCCACTTATCCAAATTCCAACCAACTCACATCAAGGACAATGAAAGGGAACATAAGAGAGGCAGCTTCTACTCACCTTAAAAGGATCCGAATTGCTAAGTTcccctgaagaagaaaaaagaaggggaaGGGTGTTTGATGCAGAGGTACAGACAGAGAACCCTGAAAATAACCAGAGAGGAAGTGGGGGTGACAGAAGGATCACAGGCCCTCCCTTGATACCCCTAACTCCCCCAGCCCCCTACCTCCACCCCCAATACCACCCTACCCGACTCCCGGCAACATATCCCAAAAGACCCAACTAGAGGCACTTTTGTTGTTCCAGCCCCACTTaccatttttgtgttttaaagactTGGATCTTCGAGGGGAATTGGGGTTCTGGAATGGGAGATACCATAGCTTTGGGGAAAGGGTAACGATAAGGGGGAGCCGAGAAcccagggaaggaaaaaagatttgACAAAGAAACATCCTCAAATTTCTACTCTTCCTCCCCAGTAAGAGGCCTGCCTGTCTACCCAtattccctcccccactcccccaaggCCTCTGTTGCCCTCCTGCCCACCACAGACACCCTCATCCCCAAACCCACAGAGGCCCCCAATGACCTCAGACGAGTCAAGACACCCGAGGACTCCCTGCCCAAAGGGGAGGGTATCTGTCCTTTGCCCAAATTTCCCCCATGCTTGCCCCAGCTCTCACCTTGTCTGATTTTCTCTTCTTGGCTATGGGGCACAACAAGGTAAAGAAAAAGGCAGGGTTACTTTACGTTTTTAATCTAAGGGCATCTGAAGAAAGGCGCAGAACTACACTCTCCCCCCACCCTTCAAGACCACAACTGTGACCACTGTATACCCAATTCCTGCTTGCCCACCTCATGCCAATGCCCCCCAAGTTTCCCCACATCGCCAAACACCTTTCttctccgagccataggaccagTCGTTGTCATTGATGTCATCATTATCTTCTTGGTCACTCTCAGACTTGTTCATATTGTTGCTATTGGCAATCCTGCCGAAGGTAGGGAAGAGAAAGGGTCAATGCTGCCACCCCTCTCTGCCCTGACTGCAGAGGTACAGTGCAGCATCTGGGCCAAGTACAACCTGCCCTTTGTACCCTACAAATGCCCCCAGGGGACTAGACCGTGGTATAGGCTGCAAAAGATGGGCAGCTCTGGCTGCAGCAGGGGGAGAGGCCCTCACCGGCGGTTGGCAATTCGGCTGCTGTTCCGACCCATTCCCAGGCACTTCTCCAGATGGGGTGCAAAGCGGGAGGCAGCAATGCTGCGGCTGCAATTGGGGCAAACACACTCCTTGCTCTTCCACTGGTTGAAAACCTGTCCAAAGATGTCCAACCCCGGCTGGTCCACGATCTCTGGGGACAGGAGAGGCGTGGCGATCAGGGCAGGCAAGGAACCCTCACCTCTTACTTCCCACCCATGGTCTCACGGCCTCTTGAAACCCCTTGCCTAAGCTCACAGGAGCTCTAGGCTCTACATCTAGTGTAGCTTTCAGAGAAGGAACCTCCAAGCACTCCCGGGGCAGGGCTAGACTGCTCTTCTTCAACCCTGAAGCTCACCAAAATCCTTCATGCTATCAGGGTCCGTGTCATCCAGGAAGAAGTAGCCACACTTGACAGCCCGGTGTACCTCAAAGCAGAATCCCAAACAAGAATCCTCGACCAGGTCCGCATATATCTCCTGAGCGATGGCCTGGGCCCCAGGGGAGAACATCCATGGTCACAAGAGTCACAGCCCACTGGACTGATAGCAGCTCTCACCAACTAAATCTCCTGCTAACCGGCCCCAGCCAAAAATCATGCTTCCTTTGCCATTTTCCCCATCTTGACTTCGTGTTCTTTCTTCTTCCCGGATCCTTGGGTCTTTTCAGCTGGCTATTCGCTTTAAGGAACAAGGCTGACTACCCAAATTCCTCTTTGGTGTGAATGCCAGATATAGCGACATAGAGACATCAAGAGAAAGAACTAGAGGCACACGTGGGGGAGCCCTCACCTCTAGTTTGCTGTTATCCAGGCCAGACAAAGACATTTCctccattttcatttgtaaacTCTTGTGGAGACGGCGCTCTGACTGCTCATAGCACAGCGGGCGGCAACACGGCTGCAcacgtgggggtgggggtgttggtgTGAGTCCAAGGCACCTCTGAAGActgccacctcccctccccaccttgcTGCCCAGAGCTTAATCCTGGCATCAGGGTATCTCCCTCCCCAGGGCTCAGGCTCACTAAGTCTGGATGGTCCTTCAGGGCCTGAAAACCAAAGGTGGCCTAGTCCTGCCCAGATCTGAGCTCAGACCCTGGACTCTATTGCCATCAGAGTCTGAGTCTATAGGAGGCAGCAGCTCACTCCAGGTCCCCAAAACTCAAACCCCTCTTTGATACCCATGGTGCAATGCagcagggggaggagaaggaactCTAAGGCCTCAAAGCAAACCCACAGGGTGTGGCAAAGTACTGCACAGACTCCTAAATACACCCCCCCCTTTCCTAAAGGCTCTCCTCAGAGTCACCTCTGCTTTCAGCCAGGATGTCCACTTGGGGGGGTACTGCTACCAGAAGTAGGAATGGCCCTAGGACCCTACAACCTTCACCCCACTCTGCCTTCCCTTAAAATAAGCCTGCCACTCCGAGAGAAGCAGAGCCCACAGAAGCCTAGAGCTAAAAGGGCACTTCTACCACCGTGAGCAAGAGGAGAGTAGAGGCCAGTGGGATGGCAAGCCAGGAGTGGGCACTCCCCTTACCTGTTCTTCTTTTAGATAGccaccctttctccctccctccctccctccctcaggaCCAGTCCGGAAGTCTCTCCAAGAGCCCCAAAGTCCAAGAACCCCCACCAAAGGATTCAGAAACAGCGCCCACAGTCCGGGGTCCTACTGGACGGTGGGGTACGAGTTTAGGGAGCTGCCGGCCTAGAGTGGGGTGGGGACTGACAAATGAGCCAGGGGCACTCGGAAGGGTAGGAGGCAGGGCCTCGGCTCTTCCCCCGTCCCTGCGGCACTGCTGCTGCATCATACCGACTGAGGGGAGGAGAGCCGAGCCGCCGGAGGCCGGCGCCGGTCCGGGACAGACCGACCCCCAGAGTGCGGGGAGAGTGGGACGCGTCCCGGCCCCTCTCCTTCCCCGACCGCCGACAGCCCCGGCCGGCCGGGGAGAGGAGTCCGGGAGGGTGTCTCTATTGTCCCGGGGGCTGGGGCCTGGCTCCCTAACAAAGGCCCCGCGCCCCCTCCCCGGCCGGCCGTGCCCCGCCCAAGGGGGACCCAGACAGGGGAGAGCAGGGGGCCCCGGCCGGGCCGGGAAGCCGGGGGAAGCCGGGCGTTTCCGTGTCGGgccggggggaggggaaggggtgctGACCCAgacctggggggagggggccCAAGCCCCGCCTCGGGCCCCGCCCCCCGCAGGCCCCTCCCCCGTCCCCGTCTCCGTCCCGTACTCACCCCGCCCGGGGGGCCGCGCCGGGGCCCGGCGGCCTCTCAGGGCCGCGTCctccggcggcggcggcggcggcggctgctccGGAGCCCCATGTCCGTCGGTCCGTCCTCGCCTCTCCCCGGGGCCCAGGGCCCGGGGCCGGGGGGTCGGGCCGCCCCCCGCCTCGCCGCCTCACCGGGCGGCCAtggccccttcccctcccttctcgTCCCGtcgccgcctcctcctcctcacctcaCCCCGCCCGCGCGCAGTCCGCGCGCCGTCCGCgcgcccctccccccgccccccactccAGCCCGCCTCTCCCGGGCGGGGGGTGCGGCGCGAGCCCGGAGCGCGCGCGCGTGCCGCGAccggaggatggatggatggagcgGGCGAGAACGCGAACGTGCGCGCGCGcgcccctctccccctccctccgcGCGGGCGCGAGGCCAAGCGAGAGCGCGCTCcaacctcctcctcttcctcctcccacccctcctcaACACCCCGCCCTcgccctcccttcctcttccttctttcgcTTTCACGCGCCCAGCGACTGCTCGCGCCTGCTAGGAGGGCCCGAGCGCGTGCATCTGCCCCGCGGCCGCAGCTCGGCAGCATTTGCTCCAGGGGGCGGGGAccgggaggggaggaggggcgccACGCCGCCGTCCAAAGTACCGGCGGACGGGGACGGGGGCGGGGAGATGGGCGGGGCTTTCGTAGACCACCCCGGCCAATCGCCGGGTCGCCTCGGCCCGGGAGGCCCAATAGGGTCGGGGTGGGTGGAGCGGCGTTCAAGGTGAGGTGCGCGGTGCGCTGGGGGCGGAGACGTTGAGCCGTCCCGGCCGGCTCGGGGGCGGGGGCAGCGGGTGGCGTCGAAAGAGAGCGCCGGCTCCCAGCCGAGCCTGGGACGCCTTCCGGCCCAAGCTCCCCCGCCCTTCCCTCGGGGCTCCCCGCTCTCCCCCCACCTCCGCTCCCCACTTTTACCCCAGGCGTGCAGCCACTTCTGTGAAGAGGCCGGACTTGAAGTGGGGTGCAGTTAGGACCTTAGGACGGAAAACCAAGGAGCCGAAGGGGCTCGTCCACGCCTCCGTTCTCCCGGTTTCTGGGCGGTCTCAGCCCACTCCGGACCTGTGAACCAACAAGCGCCCGAGATGAGGGTCCAGCGCCGAGGGCGGAGGCCGAGCTGCGCCCTTCTGAGCGGAGCGCCCTCCCCGCCCTCATCCTAATTTAGATCCCACACCTGCTCTCCTTTCCTGCTTCCGCAACCCACGCTGGACCCCCAGCTCTCGGACAGCCTGCCTGGCTGTGGCAAGACCCTACCCCTACCCAGTGCTACTCCACTGGGTGTGCACATATCCGCCCGCTGTCGGTCCCCCTTTACCTTCTGGAGGAAAGGGCCTTTTCCCCAGCCACAGCAAATACCAACATTGGCGCTTCCATCTCGGTTACTCTGTGTCTGGTGTCCTGAGATGGTTGTGTGATAGTCCTCGTCCCTCAGGAAATAACATAAGGGAGGATAATCTGAAATCATATACTTTGGGACCATCACTGGCTCTTTAGTCTtcaggaaacatttattgaggcGATATTCCAAAGTAGTTAAGACCAGGTGTCAGATCTGAATTCAGATCAGTAGACTTGGCGAATGagctccctgtgcctcagtttctttccttGTCAGTGAGTACAACGATAGTATCTATCTCATTtggtcattgtgaggattaacaAGTCAGTACACGTGAAACTCTTAGCTCGGTGTAAATGCTTGGTAAGTCTTAGCTGTTTCTTTACGGTGCTCCAGGTGCGGGGATACAAAGACCAAATAAGACAGATGTGTTTCCTTAAGTTTAGTCTTGTGGGGTAGACAGACCTGTaggaaaataattgcaaaatagtGTGATAAAAACAACAGAGATGTGCACAGAGTACAGAGGTGGCATCACATGACGAAAGAGAATTGGTCAGGAAATccatcttgcttttttcttttctttcttttttttttttgggtggctggctggtacaggatcctggtgttatcagtaccatgctctaaccaactaagctaacaggTCAGCTCCGGGAAATCCTTCTTGGAGGAGGAAATGAACCAGGTCAAGATAGGCCAAGAAGGCATTAGATAACTTCAACAGTAAGCTTCAGAAGTATGGATCAGTCTGGGGACTGGCTGGAACATGGGAGTGAGTGAGGGAGCAGCAGGAGGTGAGCAGGCCAGATCGTACAGGACTAAGTATATGCTGAGGAGTTTGTGGCCTTTAACCCTGTAGGTGATGAGGAGTCCTCAAGGGGAATCATTTTACCAGGCTTGCATTCACTCTGGAATGTGGATTCTGGAGAGTAACTTAAGAGCAGCAGGTTTTCGTTACTGATTGAGCTGTATGGGGTAAAGGAGAGGGAGGCCCTGAAAACACCTTTAACTAGGATAAGGAATTCCAAGGAGGACTTGAGAGGATACAGGAGGATAAGTTCAATTTGGTGTATATTGGGGTTACTGTGGGACCAGCTGGTGGAGACTCTCAGAAGGTGGTTGAACTTGGATCTGGAGCAAAGAAGTGAGCCAGGCCTTTAGGACCTTCTACAGAATGGCCTCggcctttcctcttctctcccacctccctttcaGGAATTCTCCACTGAAGTGATGCTGATCTGTTTCTTACCTAAATATGCCCAGTGCATTCTGCCCCAAGGAATTTGCACATGCCCAGGAAACCTGCTGACTCTTCCCTGTTTACCTAAGTCCTTCCTCATATCCCCACCCGTGGCCATCCTCATACTAAACTTCTTTATAACTGGACTATACTATTCATTTGCCACTTGGCCTGGGCTGTTCTGTGGTAGTAACCTTTTGGGGCAGGTGCCCAGTCTCCACAGTTAGGACCAGTTAATAAACACTAAGGCCTGAGCTGGTCCTGGCTCTGGGGGAGCCCCTGGGGTTACAGCAATGAGCAAGAGAGACACATGGACCTTGTCCTAGTGAAGCTTACAGTCCAGCAAAGACTGACATGGAAGACACAAGTTTGAGTGTTTAGGCATCCAGGCTGCTGAAGAAACATGTCATGGAGACCTTTTTTGTTAGGGGTTCAGGGAAGGTCACCTGGAGAAAGTGGCCTTTTAAAGTGGAGCcgtggggctggcccgtggctcactcgggagagtacggtgctgataacaccaaggccccgggttcggatcccatatacggatggccggttcgctcactggctgagcgtggtgctgacaacaccaagccaagggttgagatccccttaccggtcatctttaaaaaaaaaaaaaaataaataaataaataaataaataaataaataaagtggagcCGTGAGTTAActaggcagagaaaacagcacgTGTACAGACCCTGGAAGAGAGTGTGGTGTATGTGAGACATGCATGGCTGGTGTGGCTAGAGTTGGGGCAGAGAGGCCAGAAGTGGCAACAGATCCCCCCTTGTGGGCCATACTTACTCATTCAACACATTTCTTGAGTGTTGAATATATGCCAGGCAGTTTTAGGTGTGGGGCTTACTGTAATGAACAAGAAGGTAGGGTGTCTTCTACTTGGGGAGATagataataaacaagtaaacaaatacttAAGGAAATGAAGGAGGAGGCCTCTCTAGAGAGGGTGGTTGGAAAAGGCCTATCTATgatgtgacatttgagctgaggccTGAAGGATGAGAAAACCAGGTATGTGTAGAGTTGGGGGAAGGGCCATTCTGGGCAGAGAGAaaaagtgcaaaggccctgtggtagaCATGTTTGAGGAACAGAAGAGAAATCACTTGGTTGGATCATTAAGAGGGATTAGGAAGAGTAGGGTAAAAGAAGGTGAGGGAAGGGATGCAAGGGCCAGGCCTTGTGTGACATGGTAAGACATGGGAAATAAGTACAGAAGTAATCAGATTTGGTTTTTTTAGGACAACTTTGGCTGTTGTGTGCTGTATGGACTATAGAGTGCAAGAGTGCAAATAGGAAGACCAGTTTTAGGAAGTCTTTGCAAAAGTTGAGCGATGGAAGTAGTCTTAGGAAGAATGGGAATGGAG contains these protein-coding regions:
- the ATXN7L3 gene encoding ataxin-7-like protein 3 isoform X1; the encoded protein is MKMEEMSLSGLDNSKLEAIAQEIYADLVEDSCLGFCFEVHRAVKCGYFFLDDTDPDSMKDFEIVDQPGLDIFGQVFNQWKSKECVCPNCSRSIAASRFAPHLEKCLGMGRNSSRIANRRIANSNNMNKSESDQEDNDDINDNDWSYGSEKKAKKRKSDKLWYLPFQNPNSPRRSKSLKHKNGFSVCTSASNTLPLLFSSSGELSNSDPFKYNNSTGISYETLGPEELRSLLTTQCGVISEHTKKMCTRSLRCPQHTDEQRRTVRIYFLGPSAVLPEVESSLDNDSFDMTDSQALISRLQWDGSSDLSPSDSGSSKTSENQGWGLGTNSSESRKTKKKKSHLSLVGTASGLGSNKKKKPKPPAPPTPSIYDDIN
- the ATXN7L3 gene encoding ataxin-7-like protein 3 isoform X4, with amino-acid sequence MKMEEMSLSGLDNSKLEAIAQEIYADLVEDSCLGFCFEVHRAVKCGYFFLDDTDPDSMKDFEIVDQPGLDIFGQVFNQWKSKECVCPNCSRSIAASRFAPHLEKCLGMGRNSSRIANRRIANSNNMNKSESDQEDNDDINDNDWSYGSEKKAKKRKSDKNPNSPRRSKSLKHKNGELSNSDPFKYNNSTGISYETLGPEELRSLLTTQCGVISEHTKKMCTRSLRCPQHTDEQRRTVRIYFLGPSAVLPEVESSLDNDSFDMTDSQALISRLQWDGSSDLSPSDSGSSKTSENQGWGLGTNSSESRKTKKKKSHLSLVGTASGLGSNKKKKPKPPAPPTPSIYDDIN
- the ATXN7L3 gene encoding ataxin-7-like protein 3 isoform X2, which gives rise to MKMEEMSLSGLDNSKLEAIAQEIYADLVEDSCLGFCFEVHRAVKCGYFFLDDTDPDSMKDFEIVDQPGLDIFGQVFNQWKSKECVCPNCSRSIAASRFAPHLEKCLGMGRNSSRIANRRIANSNNMNKSESDQEDNDDINDNDWSYGSEKKAKKRKSDKNPNSPRRSKSLKHKNGFSVCTSASNTLPLLFSSSGELSNSDPFKYNNSTGISYETLGPEELRSLLTTQCGVISEHTKKMCTRSLRCPQHTDEQRRTVRIYFLGPSAVLPEVESSLDNDSFDMTDSQALISRLQWDGSSDLSPSDSGSSKTSENQGWGLGTNSSESRKTKKKKSHLSLVGTASGLGSNKKKKPKPPAPPTPSIYDDIN
- the ATXN7L3 gene encoding ataxin-7-like protein 3 isoform X3 → MKMEEMSLSGLDNSKLEAIAQEIYADLVEDSCLGFCFEVHRAVKCGYFFLDDTDPDSMKDFEIVDQPGLDIFGQVFNQWKSKECVCPNCSRSIAASRFAPHLEKCLGMGRNSSRIANRRIANSNNMNKSESDQEDNDDINDNDWSYGSEKKAKKRKSDKLWYLPFQNPNSPRRSKSLKHKNGELSNSDPFKYNNSTGISYETLGPEELRSLLTTQCGVISEHTKKMCTRSLRCPQHTDEQRRTVRIYFLGPSAVLPEVESSLDNDSFDMTDSQALISRLQWDGSSDLSPSDSGSSKTSENQGWGLGTNSSESRKTKKKKSHLSLVGTASGLGSNKKKKPKPPAPPTPSIYDDIN